In the genome of Nonomuraea sp. NBC_00507, the window GACCGCAACGGAGAGCCTGCTCATCATCCCGGAAAACTCGGTCGTCCACGACGAGCTGATCTATCAGATCACCAAGACCAAGCGCGGTGCGCTGGCGCTCGTCGCGAAAGAGCCGCGCCCGGACATGACGGACGAGGAGGCTCAGGAGGACAGCGTCCCGATCGACGAGGCCGATCCGGAGATCGGCCTCAGCCGGCTCGAGGGGCTGCCTGTGCGCTCTCGCGTCGGCAAATCGCGCGTGGTGTCCGTCGGCACCGCGGCCCACGCCGTGACCCGGCCCAACGCCGTGATGCTCGGCCCCGTGCACCTCAGCGCGCGCAACGCCCCCGTGCTCGCGCAGACCTGCCGGGAGCTGGCCGCCATGGCGCACACCTTCGGCCCGGACGACGACCTGGTGCAGCTCATCGTGTTCGGCCTGGTGCGCAATGGCGTGTCCGTCGGCATCCGCGGCCGACGCGACCTGTTCTACCGCCGGGTCACCACCCAGGAGGAGGTCAACGAGGCCGGCGCCGAGATGGCCGGCATGGACGAGGACCGCGCCCGGCTCAACAACGCGGTCAAAGGCGCCGATGGCTTCTTCACCACCTACTTCGTCTCCACCTACTCCCGCTTCATCGCCCGCTGGGCGGCCCGCCGCGGGCTGACGCCCAACCAGGTGACGCTGATCTCGATCGCGCTGGGCGTGGCCGCGGCCGCCTGCTTCGCCACCGGCGAGCGCCCGTGGATGGTGCTGGGCGGCGTGCTGATCTACTTCGCGTTCGTCTTCGACTGCGTCGACGGGCAGGTCGCCCGCTACGCCCGCAAGTTCGGCGTGCTGGGGGCGTGGCTGGACGCCACGTTCGACCGGTTCAAGGAATACGTGGTCTTCGCCGGCCTGGCCCTCGGCTACGTGATCGCCGGCAA includes:
- a CDS encoding CDP-alcohol phosphatidyltransferase family protein encodes the protein MTRVVLLGPSPGPDTSPTGLKLAALPGDPTVAERLRSQLTSLDPRPAVIPSDDVAAALRSLADVAETATESLLIIPENSVVHDELIYQITKTKRGALALVAKEPRPDMTDEEAQEDSVPIDEADPEIGLSRLEGLPVRSRVGKSRVVSVGTAAHAVTRPNAVMLGPVHLSARNAPVLAQTCRELAAMAHTFGPDDDLVQLIVFGLVRNGVSVGIRGRRDLFYRRVTTQEEVNEAGAEMAGMDEDRARLNNAVKGADGFFTTYFVSTYSRFIARWAARRGLTPNQVTLISIALGVAAAACFATGERPWMVLGGVLIYFAFVFDCVDGQVARYARKFGVLGAWLDATFDRFKEYVVFAGLALGYVIAGNSDDIWILALAALGLQSVRHLLDFSFGISNRRKPPAQLPTLPLDAPDDRALRKALVRRKEERSQGLRGLLKMWTKAGKFRAVHWARKMIVFPIGERFAAIAITAALFDARITFLTLVIWGSLAAAYTLTGRLMRSLV